In Bacteroidota bacterium, a single window of DNA contains:
- a CDS encoding ribulose-phosphate 3-epimerase has translation MSVIVAPSVLSADFANLQRDIEMINNSEADWFHVDVMDGVFVPNISFGFPVIAALKKHAKKPLDVHLMIVQPERYIQQFKDAGADILSVHIEASTHLHRSIQQIKQVGMQAGVAINPHTPVSSLIDVIAEIDLICLMSVNPGFGGQKFIERTYARISELKEMIVKSNSKAKIEIDGGVDLKNSSALLKAGADVFVAGNTVFSSKDPVETIRMLKQTM, from the coding sequence ATGTCAGTCATTGTAGCCCCCAGCGTTTTGTCTGCCGATTTTGCAAATCTGCAGCGTGATATTGAAATGATCAACAACAGTGAAGCAGATTGGTTTCATGTGGATGTAATGGACGGCGTTTTTGTTCCAAACATTTCATTTGGATTTCCGGTGATCGCTGCATTGAAGAAACATGCGAAGAAACCATTGGATGTTCATCTGATGATCGTTCAACCTGAGCGTTACATTCAGCAATTCAAGGATGCCGGTGCTGATATTTTATCTGTGCACATTGAAGCATCTACTCATTTGCATCGCTCGATCCAGCAGATAAAACAAGTTGGCATGCAAGCCGGTGTTGCTATCAATCCGCATACACCTGTGTCATCGCTGATCGATGTGATCGCTGAAATCGATCTGATTTGTTTGATGAGTGTGAATCCCGGATTCGGAGGACAAAAATTTATCGAGCGTACTTATGCAAGGATCTCTGAGCTGAAAGAGATGATCGTGAAATCAAACTCAAAAGCAAAAATTGAAATCGACGGTGGGGTGGATCTGAAAAATTCTTCCGCACTATTGAAAGCCGGAGCGGATGTTTTTGTGGCGGGGAATACGGTTTTTTCTAGTAAGGATCCTGTGGAGACGATCCGGATGTTAAAGCAGACGATGTAA
- a CDS encoding T9SS type A sorting domain-containing protein produces the protein MVYHLYDSLSNLINYEHSSGYITGDTYENTSYAYSSATHISLAYAYSTDTWNGLSCQGDSIIAFPIAAGGCGPLTYSWSPSIGLSADSIASPLVLFKDSVLYTITVTDTIGQTTTTTFLADPDRKLTITFDSTLCSGCPVELHATPGYTYYYWYRNDTLIIDGNQNFIAIESGRYTVRVNQLCALISDPIELTLNGYTRIKGHVYLDKDSDCVFNNADINLDFYGPTPFLVKLERQNYSVIVNTDSSGNYDLPIDTGNFRISLLNPSNLLEYSCPDSGAIHVYIPNFGDTISGNDFGLKTKYSCNRLRVVTTSSAFRPCSNSTISVTCFNEGSEVENNPVVNLRLPNELSNISSLFPFTVLPDNVYQFSLPPILIGTHFRFSLSADVVCDPAGLQNATLCIDADISPVTFCSYEPDSLWDGSYIRVFSSCENDSSCFTIYNISDTSSNMDSPSNWRLYADNVLVQQGSFQLLAGEDTTLCFISDGKTMRLEAEQTNLFPVTGIPKANIERCGPLLSGQSYSLNYILQSAPDNSVPFHYTHCSVVRNSLDPNEKLVTPIGIGTDNITEPDERFTYRINFQNTGNDTAHFVKIVDQLNNNFDLSTIQLLSSSHPYNFSLIDHELIWQFDPILLPDSNIDEANSHGFVEFSLNLKPSVFQGAQITNSAQVFFDSNSPIVTNITRNKICTPEIPTINIFPVTDLCSGRISFTSAMQFEGSFPVVKWYINGSYFTTDRDTVEFQGLGYNDIISATLKSNATCSLNDSVTSNLVQITGSAPTISYSWPTLTSTPGSSYVWLLNNLIIAGATSQTYTPTASGNYSVQVTDSTGCSFFSLAFPFIYTGTPENISNSTKVYPNPSNGKFIVETISGNKSVTLIDYTGRSLMQFDTKEKNFTIDISNKFSSGIYYLIIRCGDEVSYERIIYQR, from the coding sequence TTGGTATATCATCTATATGATAGCCTGTCTAATCTGATTAATTATGAACACAGTTCCGGATATATAACAGGTGATACTTATGAAAATACTTCCTATGCCTATTCCTCTGCTACTCATATATCTTTAGCCTACGCCTATTCCACAGACACATGGAATGGGTTATCATGTCAAGGCGATTCAATAATTGCTTTTCCAATCGCTGCCGGTGGTTGTGGACCTTTAACATATTCCTGGAGTCCATCAATAGGATTAAGCGCCGATTCGATTGCATCGCCATTAGTACTTTTTAAAGATTCAGTTCTCTATACAATAACTGTCACAGATACTATCGGACAAACTACTACTACTACTTTTCTTGCCGATCCCGATCGCAAGTTGACTATCACATTTGATTCGACATTATGTTCCGGTTGTCCTGTTGAATTACATGCAACTCCAGGGTATACCTATTACTACTGGTACAGAAACGACACTTTGATAATAGACGGTAATCAAAATTTCATAGCTATCGAATCCGGAAGATACACTGTCAGAGTAAATCAATTGTGTGCACTTATTTCAGATCCAATTGAGTTGACATTAAATGGTTATACCAGAATCAAAGGACATGTTTACCTCGACAAAGATTCCGACTGCGTATTTAACAATGCAGATATCAATCTTGATTTCTATGGACCTACTCCATTTCTTGTAAAACTTGAAAGACAAAATTATTCTGTAATTGTAAATACAGATAGTTCAGGAAATTATGACCTTCCTATTGACACTGGGAATTTCAGAATTTCACTTTTAAACCCATCAAATTTGCTGGAATATTCTTGCCCGGATTCAGGTGCAATTCATGTTTACATTCCAAATTTTGGAGATACGATTTCAGGAAATGATTTTGGATTAAAAACGAAGTATAGTTGTAACCGGTTACGGGTTGTAACAACATCATCTGCATTCAGGCCATGCAGTAATTCAACAATTTCTGTAACCTGTTTCAATGAAGGTTCGGAAGTTGAAAATAATCCGGTTGTAAATCTGCGGTTACCAAATGAATTGAGCAACATCTCATCATTATTTCCTTTCACTGTTCTCCCAGATAATGTTTATCAGTTTTCATTGCCACCTATACTAATCGGAACACATTTTAGATTTTCTCTTTCTGCCGATGTGGTTTGCGATCCGGCAGGATTACAGAATGCAACTCTTTGCATTGATGCAGATATTAGTCCCGTCACTTTTTGTTCGTATGAGCCGGATAGTTTATGGGATGGCAGCTATATCAGAGTATTTTCTTCGTGCGAAAACGATTCATCATGTTTTACTATTTATAACATTTCTGACACGAGCAGTAATATGGACTCTCCATCCAATTGGAGATTATATGCCGATAATGTTTTAGTTCAACAAGGCAGTTTTCAACTTTTAGCAGGTGAAGACACTACGCTATGTTTCATCAGTGACGGTAAAACAATGAGACTTGAAGCCGAACAAACAAATTTATTTCCTGTTACCGGAATTCCGAAAGCAAATATTGAACGATGTGGTCCATTACTGAGTGGACAGTCATATTCATTGAATTATATTCTGCAATCGGCTCCTGACAATTCAGTACCATTTCACTACACTCATTGTTCAGTTGTCAGAAATTCTCTGGATCCAAATGAAAAGTTAGTCACACCGATAGGAATTGGTACTGATAATATAACTGAACCTGACGAAAGATTTACATACCGCATCAATTTTCAAAATACAGGAAATGATACAGCCCATTTTGTAAAAATAGTTGATCAATTAAATAACAACTTTGATCTCTCAACAATTCAATTACTTTCATCATCTCATCCATACAATTTTAGTTTGATTGATCATGAGCTTATCTGGCAATTTGATCCGATATTACTTCCTGACAGCAATATCGATGAAGCAAACAGTCATGGCTTTGTTGAATTTAGTTTAAACCTAAAACCGTCAGTTTTTCAAGGAGCTCAAATAACTAATAGTGCTCAGGTATTTTTTGATAGCAATAGTCCTATCGTCACAAATATTACCAGAAATAAAATTTGCACACCTGAAATACCAACCATAAATATATTTCCGGTTACAGATCTTTGCTCAGGCAGAATTTCATTTACTTCTGCAATGCAGTTTGAGGGAAGTTTTCCGGTAGTTAAGTGGTATATAAATGGTTCATATTTCACTACTGATCGGGACACAGTAGAATTCCAGGGACTCGGTTATAATGATATTATTTCTGCAACTTTAAAAAGTAATGCAACCTGTTCGCTTAACGATTCTGTAACGAGCAATTTAGTTCAAATCACCGGTTCAGCACCGACAATATCCTACTCATGGCCGACATTAACTTCTACGCCCGGTAGTTCATACGTGTGGCTCTTAAACAATCTTATCATTGCAGGTGCAACAAGTCAGACCTACACTCCTACAGCATCCGGAAATTACAGTGTACAGGTTACGGATTCTACAGGATGCTCATTCTTCTCATTGGCATTTCCGTTTATTTATACCGGAACACCCGAGAACATTTCCAATTCTACAAAGGTGTATCCCAATCCATCCAATGGAAAATTCATCGTTGAAACAATTTCCGGAAACAAATCAGTAACCCTCATCGATTACACAGGCAGATCACTCATGCAGTTTGACACCAAAGAGAAAAATTTCACAATCGACATTTCAAATAAATTTTCTTCCGGGATTTATTATTTGATAATTCGTTGTGGAGATGAGGTGAGTTATGAAAGAATCATTTATCAGCGCTAG
- a CDS encoding T9SS type A sorting domain-containing protein gives MKKFLLFIIFSVFISTQGFSQSCANDSVVGKTYFENDNGDLTRTISIDSFDLTNGKVYSTFIDLINNPIPVRTNGNFVRRLLSYNANSDTLEYREALGTGTGYTDVRKIEFNYNLNNKLLSRVDSRWNGSAWMIAISEVWTINGSGHILNYLVSDSTGNILQKNYSYSGNQQVSVLLQNYISGNWLNVEQFLITYLPSGNRDSLYLQKWDTSLNLWIDSLEGSYNQTTYLADLVRYMYFPGDTITYSVDSLNNVVRMVHQMLMSNQTVETTTWNYFHENLKLVSFHVSAAYSYSENYTYDTAGILLRRNTSSNSPTSSSGSNDTYDSLGNPLEYRSSFGSGASDRNSKATFTYSTDNGLALAYIPVEDYTLLTCQADSTFSIPLISGACGPYTINWSPSIGLSSDTVPNPTITFQDSISYTITITDSIGQSASTIFTVEPDYKLSISFDTTLCPGCPVMLSATSGYSDYKWYRNDTLISQGQNFLAIESGIYRVEASGYCDLSSNSVVLTLSGLTRIRGHVYLDMDSDCVFNNADLNLVRYGTTPFLIQLQRQNYSALINTDSAGYYDIPIDTGNFRISVINPSNIFMYSCPDSGVVHVYVPAYGDTVTGNDFGLKIRYSCNRMSVNVSASRFQPCSNETINVNYYNEGSVDETNPVVNLRLPLELINITSSETFTVLSDNTYQFSLPPLGILGIGNFSLSADVICDPTGLQGATLCIDAEITPINFCSLEPDSAWDGSYIRVYSSCENDSACFTIHNYANPGSDMDMPSVWKLYADNLLIQQGTFQLQSGEDTALCFSSDGRTYRLEADQTDSFPTTGIPDANVERCGVLQSGSNYSLNYILQSPRNNSLPFQKTYCAPVFNSYDPNTKSVSPTGYGSRRIFHPDERITYRIDFQNTGNDTAYIVKITDDITFHFDRTTIQIISSSHPYSFSIENHKMTWLFDQILLPDSNVDETNSHGYVEFSIKVKSSTPQGTLVSNTANIYFDFNSPIYANSPWVKICTPESPTISISQISDFCAGNVTIGSTLQYPGNSPIIKWYINGIYFPFNGDTITLSGLNLNDQIQAKLWSSSPCSIFDSVSSNFVLLSNSLPTINYSWPELVSSPGTAYQWYLDSVMISGAINQTYIPLASGNYQVQVTDTAGCSQLSPDFPFVFTGLSNVKSENLKVYPNPSRGKFRVNTAPGNKIISIKDLTNQSILNFTTSENSIFINLPENISSGVYYLIVRNGEEISYERIIVQP, from the coding sequence ATGAAGAAATTCCTACTATTTATAATATTTTCAGTATTCATCTCAACACAAGGATTTTCACAATCATGTGCAAATGATTCAGTAGTTGGAAAAACTTATTTTGAAAACGACAATGGTGATTTGACAAGAACAATTAGTATTGATTCTTTTGACCTGACTAACGGAAAAGTCTATAGTACTTTTATTGATTTAATTAACAATCCCATTCCTGTCCGTACGAACGGAAACTTTGTGAGAAGACTTCTCTCCTACAATGCTAATAGTGATACACTGGAATATAGAGAAGCACTAGGAACAGGTACCGGTTATACTGATGTGAGAAAAATTGAATTTAATTATAACCTGAATAACAAATTACTTTCAAGGGTTGATTCAAGATGGAACGGCAGTGCATGGATGATCGCAATAAGTGAAGTCTGGACAATTAATGGCTCAGGACATATTTTGAATTATCTGGTTTCCGATTCTACCGGAAATATTCTGCAAAAAAATTATTCTTATTCCGGAAATCAACAAGTTTCTGTTTTACTCCAAAATTATATTAGCGGGAATTGGTTGAATGTTGAACAATTTCTAATTACCTATCTGCCATCCGGGAATCGGGATTCTCTTTATTTACAAAAATGGGACACAAGTTTAAATCTCTGGATAGATAGTCTGGAAGGAAGTTATAATCAGACAACCTATTTAGCTGATTTAGTCAGATACATGTACTTTCCCGGAGATACCATTACATATTCTGTCGACAGCTTAAACAATGTTGTTAGAATGGTTCATCAAATGTTAATGAGCAACCAGACAGTCGAAACCACTACATGGAATTACTTTCATGAGAATCTGAAACTGGTCAGTTTTCATGTATCTGCTGCATATTCCTATTCGGAAAATTACACTTATGATACTGCGGGAATATTACTTCGAAGAAACACTTCATCTAATTCACCAACTTCAAGTTCCGGTTCAAATGATACTTACGATAGTTTGGGAAATCCTTTAGAATATAGATCATCATTTGGTTCTGGAGCTTCAGACAGAAATTCAAAGGCAACTTTTACATATTCAACAGATAATGGTTTAGCACTTGCATATATTCCTGTTGAAGATTATACTCTACTGACATGTCAAGCTGATTCTACTTTTTCAATTCCGTTGATCTCGGGAGCATGTGGACCCTACACAATAAACTGGAGCCCATCGATTGGATTAAGTTCTGATACTGTTCCAAACCCGACCATAACTTTTCAGGATTCAATTTCCTATACAATAACAATAACCGATAGTATAGGACAAAGTGCATCCACTATATTTACAGTTGAACCTGATTATAAATTAAGTATTTCATTCGACACTACTCTATGTCCTGGTTGTCCTGTAATGTTATCAGCTACATCCGGATATTCAGATTATAAATGGTACAGAAATGACACTTTAATTAGCCAGGGACAGAATTTTCTGGCAATAGAATCCGGAATTTACAGAGTTGAAGCGTCAGGTTACTGTGACCTTAGTTCCAATTCAGTAGTACTTACTTTATCAGGGCTGACGAGAATTCGGGGACATGTTTATCTCGACATGGATTCTGATTGTGTTTTTAATAATGCTGATCTGAACTTAGTCAGGTATGGAACTACACCATTCTTAATTCAACTACAGCGACAAAATTATTCTGCTTTGATAAATACAGATAGTGCCGGCTATTATGATATTCCAATTGATACAGGAAATTTCAGGATCTCAGTGATCAATCCCTCTAATATATTTATGTACTCCTGTCCTGATTCAGGAGTAGTACATGTTTATGTTCCAGCATACGGTGATACGGTTACCGGAAATGATTTTGGATTAAAGATCAGATACAGTTGTAATCGAATGAGTGTAAATGTTTCTGCGTCCAGATTTCAACCATGCAGTAATGAAACAATTAATGTAAATTATTACAATGAAGGTTCAGTTGATGAAACCAATCCGGTCGTTAATCTTCGACTACCACTTGAATTAATCAATATAACATCATCTGAAACCTTTACAGTTCTTTCTGACAATACTTATCAATTTTCTCTGCCTCCACTTGGAATCTTGGGAATTGGTAATTTCAGTTTATCAGCGGATGTAATTTGCGATCCCACAGGGCTTCAAGGTGCAACATTATGTATAGATGCAGAAATTACTCCAATAAACTTTTGTTCACTAGAACCAGATAGTGCCTGGGATGGAAGTTATATTAGAGTATATTCATCTTGTGAAAATGATTCAGCATGCTTCACAATACACAACTATGCTAATCCTGGAAGTGATATGGACATGCCTTCAGTCTGGAAATTGTATGCCGATAATTTATTGATTCAACAAGGAACATTTCAGTTACAATCGGGAGAAGATACTGCACTTTGCTTTTCCAGTGATGGAAGAACATACAGACTTGAAGCTGATCAGACCGATTCTTTTCCAACAACAGGAATTCCTGATGCAAATGTTGAACGTTGCGGAGTTTTACAATCCGGATCAAACTATTCATTAAATTATATTCTCCAGTCACCACGAAACAACTCCCTGCCTTTTCAAAAAACTTATTGCGCTCCAGTCTTCAATTCCTATGATCCAAATACGAAATCTGTAAGTCCTACAGGATATGGATCCAGAAGAATTTTTCATCCTGATGAAAGAATTACCTACAGGATAGATTTTCAGAATACTGGTAATGACACAGCATATATCGTTAAGATTACAGATGATATCACTTTTCATTTTGATCGTACTACAATACAAATTATTTCATCATCACATCCATATTCCTTTTCAATTGAAAACCATAAGATGACCTGGTTATTTGACCAGATATTATTACCGGATAGTAATGTCGATGAAACCAATAGTCATGGTTATGTTGAATTCAGCATAAAAGTTAAATCCAGTACACCTCAAGGAACGTTAGTTTCTAATACTGCTAACATCTATTTTGATTTCAACAGTCCGATCTATGCAAATTCACCCTGGGTCAAAATCTGTACGCCCGAATCTCCAACCATTTCCATTTCGCAAATTTCTGATTTTTGCGCAGGTAATGTAACAATTGGTTCAACTTTACAATATCCCGGAAATTCTCCAATTATAAAATGGTATATTAATGGAATATATTTCCCATTTAATGGAGATACAATTACTCTTTCAGGCTTAAATTTAAACGATCAGATACAAGCAAAACTCTGGAGTAGTTCCCCATGTTCAATTTTTGATTCAGTTAGCAGCAATTTTGTGCTGCTCTCAAATTCACTTCCTACAATTAATTATTCATGGCCGGAATTAGTGTCCAGTCCTGGTACAGCATATCAGTGGTATCTAGACAGTGTTATGATTTCAGGAGCAATAAATCAAACTTATATTCCGCTAGCGAGTGGTAATTATCAGGTTCAAGTTACGGATACTGCGGGATGTAGTCAGCTTTCACCTGATTTTCCTTTTGTTTTCACCGGACTTTCAAATGTGAAATCAGAAAACTTAAAGGTTTATCCGAATCCATCAAGAGGTAAATTCAGAGTTAATACAGCACCGGGAAATAAGATCATATCTATCAAAGATCTGACAAACCAATCCATTCTTAATTTTACTACTTCAGAAAACAGCATTTTCATAAACTTACCGGAAAACATTTCTTCAGGTGTCTATTACCTGATTGTAAGGAATGGAGAAGAAATAAGTTATGAAAGAATTATTGTTCAACCTTAA
- a CDS encoding sigma-70 family RNA polymerase sigma factor has product MRQLKITKQVTNRETASLDKYLQEIGRVELITAEEEVRLAQQIKKGDPKALERLTKANLRFVVSVAKQYQNQGLTLGDLINEGNLGLIKAAQRFDETRGFKFISYAVWWIRQSILQALAEQSRIVRLPLNKIGSINKINKTFSKLEQEFEREPSTEEIATAMELTVDDIKDAMRTSGRHISMDAPLTQGEDSTLIDVLGDDDQPHPDSSLITESLRREVERALCTLTTREADVIRLYFGLAAGEQPLTLEEIGERFDLTRERVRQIKEKAIRRLKHTSRSKILKTYLG; this is encoded by the coding sequence ATGAGACAACTAAAAATTACCAAACAGGTAACTAATCGCGAAACAGCGTCATTAGATAAGTATTTACAGGAGATCGGTAGGGTCGAACTTATCACAGCTGAAGAAGAGGTTAGGCTAGCTCAGCAGATCAAGAAAGGCGACCCGAAAGCATTGGAGCGATTAACGAAAGCAAATTTACGTTTCGTCGTTTCAGTTGCTAAACAATATCAGAACCAGGGATTGACACTTGGCGATTTGATCAATGAAGGTAACCTTGGATTGATCAAGGCAGCACAACGATTCGATGAGACACGTGGTTTCAAATTCATCTCCTACGCAGTATGGTGGATCCGTCAATCGATTCTACAGGCATTGGCTGAACAATCTCGTATCGTTCGTTTACCATTGAACAAGATCGGTTCGATCAATAAGATCAACAAGACATTTTCAAAATTAGAACAGGAATTCGAACGCGAACCATCGACAGAAGAAATTGCAACAGCAATGGAACTGACGGTAGATGATATCAAAGACGCAATGCGTACATCAGGCCGTCACATTTCAATGGACGCTCCGCTGACGCAAGGTGAAGACAGCACATTGATCGATGTACTTGGTGACGACGATCAGCCTCACCCCGACTCTTCTCTTATCACAGAATCACTTCGTCGTGAAGTTGAGCGTGCGCTTTGCACATTGACAACGCGTGAAGCAGATGTGATCCGTTTATACTTCGGACTTGCTGCCGGCGAACAACCCCTGACACTGGAAGAGATCGGAGAACGTTTCGACTTAACAAGAGAACGTGTTCGTCAGATCAAAGAAAAAGCGATCCGTCGCTTGAAACACACTTCAAGAAGTAAGATCTTGAAGACCTACCTAGGCTAA